A stretch of the Acanthopagrus latus isolate v.2019 chromosome 9, fAcaLat1.1, whole genome shotgun sequence genome encodes the following:
- the LOC119025295 gene encoding uncharacterized protein LOC119025295 isoform X4, which yields MYNPKAKHSCSVVGCTDTHVSLHRLPTKEDTRAKWLNFIFQGNVPASLSKSVVVCANHFTPDCFSNQGQYQAGLATRLLLKDGSIPTVHGNATEEETQSTSVQQPVVHHVACQTDQPVKCTVGTQLSMRTLRPHFRSTGTQKSVSCAEVGVGTSNIPLSTSQPFLSSTPIKRPCKRARLELEEEEEEEDPLEGSSFMDIPDPKDSTYNPEESVTVLSESVDVTLEPSCPVHKTPTYIVYEKCLMELFEVCPVCRRVSDVQTRRIGTFLSVEQTCPHCQFFRKWNSQPVLGSTPAGNLQLSAAVYTTGASFFKLEKIFRAMQLKMFQYDTFRRHARSYIEPAIIHTWKTVQDGMMEQLSQQESVILGGDLRADSPGHSAKFGSYSMMDLRSNTIVDIQLVQSNKVGGSYHMEKEGLKRSLALLEARGVALDSIVTDRHPQIQKFLREAKVTQYYDVWHIEKGLRW from the exons ATGTACAACCCGAAAGCCAagcactcctgctctgtcgtCGGATGCACGGACACTCATGTTTCCCTACATCGCCTCCCTACCAAAGAGGATACCAGAGCGAAGTggctaaattttatttttcagggaaacgtcccagcttcactgagcaaaaGCGTTGTTGTCTGTGCCAATCATTTCACACCGGACTGTTTCAGCAACCAGGGTCAGTATCAGGCTGGACTGGCAACGAGATTGTTGCTCAAAGATGGATCGATACCCACTGTCCATGGTAacgccacagaagaagaaact caaagcacatctgtacagcagcCAGTGGTGCATCATGTTGCTTGCCAGACAGaccaaccagtgaaatgcaCGGTTGGCACACAGCTGTCCATGAGAACCCTCCGGCCTCACTTCAGaagcacag GCACACAGAAATCAGTGTCCTGTGCTGAGGTTGGAGTTGGCACCTCAAACATTCCCCTCTCTACTTCTCAACCATTCCTATCATCAACCCCAATCAAGAGACCATGCAAAAGGGCTCGCTtggaactggaggaggaggaggaagaagaggatccATTGGAGGGCAGTTCATTCATGGACATTCCCGACCCCAAGGATTCTACGTATAATCCTGAGGAATCTGTCACAGTTTTGTCTGAGTCAGTAGATGTGAC ACTGGAGCCTTCCTGCCCTGTTCATAAGACACCAACATATATTGTCTATGAAAAGTGTCTGATGGAGCTGTTTGAGGTGTGCCCTGTCTGTCGGCGTGTTTCAGACGTTCAGACAAGAAGGATAGGCACTTTCCTCTCTGTAGAACAGACATGCCCACATTGTCAGTTCTTCAGAAAATGGAACAGCCAGCCAGTTCTGGGAAGCACACCAGCAGGAAACCTCCAGCTCTCAGCTGCAGTATACACCACAGGAGCATCTTTCTTTAAACTTGAAAAG atCTTCCGGGCAATGCAGCTGAAGATGTTTCAGTATGACACTTTTCGCCGTCATGCACGGTCATACATAGAGCCTGCCATCATACACACTTGGAAGACTGTACAGGACGGCATGATGGAGCAGCTCAGTCAGCAGGAGAGTGTTATCCTAGGTGGCGACTTAAGGGCTGACTCTCCAG GCCACTCTGCCAAGTTTGGCAGTTACTCAATGATGGACCTGAGGAGCAACACTATTGTTGACATACAGCTGGTTCAG AGCAACAAAGTCGGTGGAAGTTATCACATGGAGAAAGAAGGTCTGAAGAGGAGCCTTGCTCTCTTGGAGGCACGTGGTGTTGCATTGGACAGCATTGTCACAGACCGTCACCCTCAGATCCAGAAGTTCCTGAGGGAGGCCAAAGTGACACAGTACTACGATGTCTGGCATATTGAAAAAG GCCTCAGGTGGTGA
- the LOC119026407 gene encoding nectin-1-like isoform X1, with protein sequence MRFYKGPMISLTCCVRVEEERMCRENCTEGSKSGWHKKSQQVAPSPQTELPRLNNVSMAKRLLTAPSSSAKKPRNLTLTPQCRAEQFPNDLYVSGLQVIGGSKSVVQGGTVVLPCKLIDTMETLSQISWQRMTRGKPRNENFFTILPTKFVNGHDERFEFIGSFDDNNGSLQLSNVTLMDEGTYTCIFTLFPSGNHKTEIPLNLLVPPVSSLEANPPVLGDKEVSLVTCTAAASKPPAEVRWLTGDLAGKLRTTTSSTEHGNGTTTTISSLFGIPSREINHQVVQCVITNAALGSKQTLPFTIQVHFAPTEVYIHERASGLFECVTEANPDATFTWSRFNNSWPQNAIRVEGATLQFLSMTSDLDGLYQCEASNPYGTERSHLHLHVSSGGCAACWALFSLLLVMTVVAAVLWYLHKSGIFQRFSAVKKQFS encoded by the exons ATGAGATTTTACAAGGGCCCTATGATTTCACTGACATGCTGTGTTCGTGTGGAAGAGGAACGTATGTGTAGGGAAAACTGCACGGAGGGAAGCAAATCTGGGTGGCACAAGAAGTCACAACAAGTCGCCCCCTCCCCACAGACAGAGCTCCCCCGTCTAAACAATGTAAGCATGGCAAAGCGGCTGCTCACGGCTCCGTCTTCGTCGGCGAAAAAACCGAGAAACTTGACATTAACCCCTCAGTGCAGAGCCGAGCAGTTCCCGAACGACTTGTATGTGTCAG GTCTCCAGGTGATTGGAGGAAGCAAGTCGGTGGTCCAAGGAGGGACCGTTGTCTTACCGTGCAAACTCATCGACACCATGGAGACCCTCAGCCAGATTTCATGGCAGAGGATGACCCGAGGGAAACCTCGGAATGAAAATTTCTTCACCATCTTACCTACAAAGTTTGTCAATGGCCATGATGAGCGATTTGAATTTATTGGGAGCTTTGATGACAACAATGGATCTCTCCAGTTATCCAACGTCACGCTGATGGATGAAGGCACCTACACTTGCATCTTCACCCTGTTTCCCAGCGGTAACCACAAGACAGAAATACCTCTAAACTTGCTCG TGCCTCCAGTCTCAAGCCTGGAAGCTAATCCTCCTGTTTTGGGTGATAAGGAGGTTTCACTTGTTACCTGCACGGCTGCTGCTTCCAAGCCTCCTGCAGAGGTGAGGTGGCTCACTGGTGATCTGGCAGGAAAACTGAGGACAACAACCAGCTCCACTGAGCACGGCAACGGTACAACCACCACAATCAGCTCGCTGTTTGGAATACCGAGCAGAGAAATCAACCATCAGGTGGTCCAGTGTGTCATCACCAATGCTGCCCTGGGAAGTAAACAAACTCTGCCTTTCACCATACAGGTCCACT TCGCCCCCACTGAAGTGTACATTCATGAACGAGCCTCTGGcttgtttgaatgtgtgactGAAGCCAATCCAGATGCAACGTTTACATGGAGCAG gtttAACAACTCGTGGCCTCAGAATGCCATCAGAGTAGAAGGTGCAACGTTACAGTTTCTTAGTATGACCTCTGACCTGGATGGACTCTACCAGTGTGAGGCCTCAAACCCTTATGGAACAGAACGCAGTCACCTCCATCTGCATGTTTCTTCAG GAGGCTGCGCTGCTTGTTGGGCCTTATTTAGTCTCTTGCTTGTCATgactgttgttgctgctgtactCTGGTACCTTCATAAATCTGGAATATTTCAAAG gTTCTCAGcagtaaagaaacagttttCATAA
- the LOC119026407 gene encoding nectin-1-like isoform X3, giving the protein METLSQISWQRMTRGKPRNENFFTILPTKFVNGHDERFEFIGSFDDNNGSLQLSNVTLMDEGTYTCIFTLFPSGNHKTEIPLNLLVPPVSSLEANPPVLGDKEVSLVTCTAAASKPPAEVRWLTGDLAGKLRTTTSSTEHGNGTTTTISSLFGIPSREINHQVVQCVITNAALGSKQTLPFTIQVHFAPTEVYIHERASGLFECVTEANPDATFTWSRFNNSWPQNAIRVEGATLQFLSMTSDLDGLYQCEASNPYGTERSHLHLHVSSGGCAACWALFSLLLVMTVVAAVLWYLHKSGIFQRFSAVKKQFS; this is encoded by the exons ATGGAGACCCTCAGCCAGATTTCATGGCAGAGGATGACCCGAGGGAAACCTCGGAATGAAAATTTCTTCACCATCTTACCTACAAAGTTTGTCAATGGCCATGATGAGCGATTTGAATTTATTGGGAGCTTTGATGACAACAATGGATCTCTCCAGTTATCCAACGTCACGCTGATGGATGAAGGCACCTACACTTGCATCTTCACCCTGTTTCCCAGCGGTAACCACAAGACAGAAATACCTCTAAACTTGCTCG TGCCTCCAGTCTCAAGCCTGGAAGCTAATCCTCCTGTTTTGGGTGATAAGGAGGTTTCACTTGTTACCTGCACGGCTGCTGCTTCCAAGCCTCCTGCAGAGGTGAGGTGGCTCACTGGTGATCTGGCAGGAAAACTGAGGACAACAACCAGCTCCACTGAGCACGGCAACGGTACAACCACCACAATCAGCTCGCTGTTTGGAATACCGAGCAGAGAAATCAACCATCAGGTGGTCCAGTGTGTCATCACCAATGCTGCCCTGGGAAGTAAACAAACTCTGCCTTTCACCATACAGGTCCACT TCGCCCCCACTGAAGTGTACATTCATGAACGAGCCTCTGGcttgtttgaatgtgtgactGAAGCCAATCCAGATGCAACGTTTACATGGAGCAG gtttAACAACTCGTGGCCTCAGAATGCCATCAGAGTAGAAGGTGCAACGTTACAGTTTCTTAGTATGACCTCTGACCTGGATGGACTCTACCAGTGTGAGGCCTCAAACCCTTATGGAACAGAACGCAGTCACCTCCATCTGCATGTTTCTTCAG GAGGCTGCGCTGCTTGTTGGGCCTTATTTAGTCTCTTGCTTGTCATgactgttgttgctgctgtactCTGGTACCTTCATAAATCTGGAATATTTCAAAG gTTCTCAGcagtaaagaaacagttttCATAA
- the LOC119026407 gene encoding nectin-1-like isoform X2, whose product MESTFWCVFCDKLWAPCFFRSITMFMLVSAMVLAALTEGLQVIGGSKSVVQGGTVVLPCKLIDTMETLSQISWQRMTRGKPRNENFFTILPTKFVNGHDERFEFIGSFDDNNGSLQLSNVTLMDEGTYTCIFTLFPSGNHKTEIPLNLLVPPVSSLEANPPVLGDKEVSLVTCTAAASKPPAEVRWLTGDLAGKLRTTTSSTEHGNGTTTTISSLFGIPSREINHQVVQCVITNAALGSKQTLPFTIQVHFAPTEVYIHERASGLFECVTEANPDATFTWSRFNNSWPQNAIRVEGATLQFLSMTSDLDGLYQCEASNPYGTERSHLHLHVSSGGCAACWALFSLLLVMTVVAAVLWYLHKSGIFQRFSAVKKQFS is encoded by the exons ATGGAATCAActttttggtgtgttttctgcGATAAATTATGGGCACCGTGTTTCTTCAGGAGCATTACGATGTTTATGCTGGTGTCTGCGATGGTCCTGGCCGCTCTTACAGAGG GTCTCCAGGTGATTGGAGGAAGCAAGTCGGTGGTCCAAGGAGGGACCGTTGTCTTACCGTGCAAACTCATCGACACCATGGAGACCCTCAGCCAGATTTCATGGCAGAGGATGACCCGAGGGAAACCTCGGAATGAAAATTTCTTCACCATCTTACCTACAAAGTTTGTCAATGGCCATGATGAGCGATTTGAATTTATTGGGAGCTTTGATGACAACAATGGATCTCTCCAGTTATCCAACGTCACGCTGATGGATGAAGGCACCTACACTTGCATCTTCACCCTGTTTCCCAGCGGTAACCACAAGACAGAAATACCTCTAAACTTGCTCG TGCCTCCAGTCTCAAGCCTGGAAGCTAATCCTCCTGTTTTGGGTGATAAGGAGGTTTCACTTGTTACCTGCACGGCTGCTGCTTCCAAGCCTCCTGCAGAGGTGAGGTGGCTCACTGGTGATCTGGCAGGAAAACTGAGGACAACAACCAGCTCCACTGAGCACGGCAACGGTACAACCACCACAATCAGCTCGCTGTTTGGAATACCGAGCAGAGAAATCAACCATCAGGTGGTCCAGTGTGTCATCACCAATGCTGCCCTGGGAAGTAAACAAACTCTGCCTTTCACCATACAGGTCCACT TCGCCCCCACTGAAGTGTACATTCATGAACGAGCCTCTGGcttgtttgaatgtgtgactGAAGCCAATCCAGATGCAACGTTTACATGGAGCAG gtttAACAACTCGTGGCCTCAGAATGCCATCAGAGTAGAAGGTGCAACGTTACAGTTTCTTAGTATGACCTCTGACCTGGATGGACTCTACCAGTGTGAGGCCTCAAACCCTTATGGAACAGAACGCAGTCACCTCCATCTGCATGTTTCTTCAG GAGGCTGCGCTGCTTGTTGGGCCTTATTTAGTCTCTTGCTTGTCATgactgttgttgctgctgtactCTGGTACCTTCATAAATCTGGAATATTTCAAAG gTTCTCAGcagtaaagaaacagttttCATAA
- the LOC119025295 gene encoding uncharacterized protein LOC119025295 isoform X3 has translation MYNPKAKHSCSVVGCTDTHVSLHRLPTKEDTRAKWLNFIFQGNVPASLSKSVVVCANHFTPDCFSNQGQYQAGLATRLLLKDGSIPTVHGNATEEETQSTSVQQPVVHHVACQTDQPVKCTVGTQLSMRTLRPHFRSTGTQKSVSCAEVGVGTSNIPLSTSQPFLSSTPIKRPCKRARLELEEEEEEEDPLEGSSFMDIPDPKDSTYNPEESVTVLSESVDVTLEPSCPVHKTPTYIVYEKCLMELFEVCPVCRRVSDVQTRRIGTFLSVEQTCPHCQFFRKWNSQPVLGSTPAGNLQLSAAVYTTGASFFKLEKIFRAMQLKMFQYDTFRRHARSYIEPAIIHTWKTVQDGMMEQLSQQESVILGGDLRADSPGHSAKFGSYSMMDLRSNTIVDIQLVQSNKVGGSYHMEKEGLKRSLALLEARGVALDSIVTDRHPQIQKFLREAKVTQYYDVWHIEKGLSKKLVKIAQNKDCELKKWLHSIKNHV, from the exons ATGTACAACCCGAAAGCCAagcactcctgctctgtcgtCGGATGCACGGACACTCATGTTTCCCTACATCGCCTCCCTACCAAAGAGGATACCAGAGCGAAGTggctaaattttatttttcagggaaacgtcccagcttcactgagcaaaaGCGTTGTTGTCTGTGCCAATCATTTCACACCGGACTGTTTCAGCAACCAGGGTCAGTATCAGGCTGGACTGGCAACGAGATTGTTGCTCAAAGATGGATCGATACCCACTGTCCATGGTAacgccacagaagaagaaact caaagcacatctgtacagcagcCAGTGGTGCATCATGTTGCTTGCCAGACAGaccaaccagtgaaatgcaCGGTTGGCACACAGCTGTCCATGAGAACCCTCCGGCCTCACTTCAGaagcacag GCACACAGAAATCAGTGTCCTGTGCTGAGGTTGGAGTTGGCACCTCAAACATTCCCCTCTCTACTTCTCAACCATTCCTATCATCAACCCCAATCAAGAGACCATGCAAAAGGGCTCGCTtggaactggaggaggaggaggaagaagaggatccATTGGAGGGCAGTTCATTCATGGACATTCCCGACCCCAAGGATTCTACGTATAATCCTGAGGAATCTGTCACAGTTTTGTCTGAGTCAGTAGATGTGAC ACTGGAGCCTTCCTGCCCTGTTCATAAGACACCAACATATATTGTCTATGAAAAGTGTCTGATGGAGCTGTTTGAGGTGTGCCCTGTCTGTCGGCGTGTTTCAGACGTTCAGACAAGAAGGATAGGCACTTTCCTCTCTGTAGAACAGACATGCCCACATTGTCAGTTCTTCAGAAAATGGAACAGCCAGCCAGTTCTGGGAAGCACACCAGCAGGAAACCTCCAGCTCTCAGCTGCAGTATACACCACAGGAGCATCTTTCTTTAAACTTGAAAAG atCTTCCGGGCAATGCAGCTGAAGATGTTTCAGTATGACACTTTTCGCCGTCATGCACGGTCATACATAGAGCCTGCCATCATACACACTTGGAAGACTGTACAGGACGGCATGATGGAGCAGCTCAGTCAGCAGGAGAGTGTTATCCTAGGTGGCGACTTAAGGGCTGACTCTCCAG GCCACTCTGCCAAGTTTGGCAGTTACTCAATGATGGACCTGAGGAGCAACACTATTGTTGACATACAGCTGGTTCAG AGCAACAAAGTCGGTGGAAGTTATCACATGGAGAAAGAAGGTCTGAAGAGGAGCCTTGCTCTCTTGGAGGCACGTGGTGTTGCATTGGACAGCATTGTCACAGACCGTCACCCTCAGATCCAGAAGTTCCTGAGGGAGGCCAAAGTGACACAGTACTACGATGTCTGGCATATTGAAAAAG gACTGTCCAAGAAACTGGTCAAGATAGCCCAGAACAAAGACTGCGAGCTGAAGAAGTGGCTTCACAGTATCAAGAACCATGTGTAA
- the LOC119025869 gene encoding uncharacterized protein LOC119025869, whose translation MVTMFSLNRAALLQLLVMCQVFAGHCLVHHWDILVSRGESVTLTCNTSEEKITQVQWTNDRFSFIHSILLNKTFSNLTSHRLTIDGNLSLNLNVFNATHEDSGLYTCTGSGERGTWTTEWNMTVSEAPEGVSSSWDFLYILIYSNGLLLCVIITAVCLCSRKRWTETPNQDSVSSRTLSRDQFHVQLGGKVSPPQYQSCVVYRMNHQQRETRGSVQCLV comes from the exons ATGGTCACCATGTTCAGCCTGAACCGAGCAGCTCTGCTTCAACTATTAGTTATGTGCCAAGTCTTTGCAG GTCATTGTCTCGTGCACCACTGGGATATTCTGGTGTCCAGAGGAGAATCTGTCACACTGACTTGCAACACATCCGAGGAAAAGATCACACAAGTCCAATGGACCAACGACAGATTTAGTTTTATTCATTCAATTCTACTTAATAAGACTTTTTCGAATCTAACCTCTCACAGACTGACAATAGACGGAAACTTATCTttaaatctgaatgtttttaatgctaCACATGAAGACTCAGGACTCTATACATGTACAGGAAGTGGTGAGCGTGGCACATGGACAACAGAGTGGAATATGACAGTGTCTGAGGCACCTGAAG GAGTCAGTTCATCGTGGGATTTTCTATATATACTCATATATTCAAATGGACTTCTTCTCTGTGTCATCATTACAGCTGTCTGCCTCTGCAG CAGAAAACGATGGACAGAAACACCAAACCAGGACTCAGTGAGCAGCAGGACTCTGAGTCGTGACCAGTTTCATGTCCAGTTGGGAGGAAAG GTGTCTCCTCCTCAGTACCAGAGCTGTGTAGTGTACAGGATGAatcaccagcagagggagacaagAGGCTCAGTTCAGTGTTTGGTCTGA